The nucleotide window TGTTTGGTGTGTCCATGGCAACAGAATTCTAGAATGTCTCCTGCTTTGACGATGTCATGTAAGAAAGCCTGTGACCTACATCACAACTGACTATCTAACCATGTTGGAGGTTTGCAAGGCGTGAACTAGTGTTGTGTTTGAAGTAACTTTACGCTATACGGCATGCAAAAAATGGAAAACCCTCATGACAAGTGGAGCCAGCCTGGTTGGAGAATAGAGCCGAAGTATGGAAACAAAGTACTCATTGGTAATTGGGTGGAGGAGAAATTACAAGTAGGtacatttttataatgttattcTGTTGTGTGGATATTCTTAACTGATGCTAAATATCTTAATGTACTAGTGTGCGTTGCTTTAActatttctgtcatcatttatagGCCTATGGGGGACAGTGGGGTAAGATGagccattttattttaattatgtgGTCCTCAAGATAAGAAAAAATAAAGTGAAGTTTAATGAAATTATCTTAAGTAATTTCAGGATGTTTgctatcattttaaaatgatcaGATTGCATTTATGACAAAGGGTTCTAAAAATATGGCTCCTTATAAAAAAAGTGTTCATGTGGCTCAGTTTACCCCATAGCATTTGGCTCACTTTAAAACTAGCTAGCTTACCAATTCATGATGATAAATGATTTGCATGGTTTTATACATTGCTAAATCACCAATTTGGGTCATGAATACTTCAAACCCGGACAATTTTGCTGTGATGCAACAACCATTACATCTGTTATGCTAAAATGTTACTTTGACAAGCCAAAAACAGTTTTTAAAGTAAATGGGTAACGTTACCCGCTCCTCTTATGTGCTTCTCATTTTCACAGTCTGGCAGAAATGATGGGTGTATCCAAATTATATGGTCACATGACAATAAAAGTGTACAGGTACCAAGATAAAGGGGATGGGTCAATTAACCCACTGGCTCATCTTACCCCACTCTCCCCAACTAGGATGCTATTCTGaatttagttattttaattAAGTTTTATATTGATACACCAAAACACATTCAAAGCGCCTGACAGAATATATCTGATCCAGGAACATTGGGTTCTTGACTTTAGGCCCAACTTCTATATTGTGACACATCTGAGTAAAACAGCTTTGTGAATGAGAAAATGTGGCGgtacttgattttgtccatcaggAATTGTCTGGATCTTTGTCTTTTCTAATTATCGTGATTTCATGCTCTAAACACTGATGATTTTTAAAGTCGGAAATGATCTTAACGAGTCACTTTAAAAATAGAACCTAACTTCCTATTGAGAGAATAAATTGTCAAATGTTCGCAATAAATGCAAATTATTTAGAGGCCGTTTACACAACACCATCTTCAACTAAAAATGGTTAACTTTTTAAGCATGTTGGCTGTTCATTTACACGACAGCAGcgttttgggggcctgaaaaaGCAAACCTCTGGAAACGGGATCCAAAGTGCAAGTTTTTCAAAACAATATGTTACTGTctctgtgtaaactacaaaaaaataaaataaaatgttaagtCGGAAAATAAGAAAATGGAAAATGAGAAAACGGTAAAGCCATTACATGTGCATTGCGTGTTCAGCACAtaatgtttctttacaaagtgacatcgccaactactggcctggcatgaataATACAGTGTTTTTAGTTGTTTTCATGGAAATGAGTGAACAGGAATCATTTTGACAGCGTTGTCGcctatatgtaaatattttaaatcgATTATGTTTTTAGAACATCATTGTCATGTAAAAACCCTTACTGTTGGcagttttaaaacaattttaagTAATAATGTTGGGTTAAAATTAAAACCAATAATATTGTTTCATGGCTATTCAAATCCAACATTTTTGAATTAAAAGTTgatgatttattttaatcactGTTGAaaaaactccagcatattctgtTTAGGTATGTTTTAAAGCATAGCATCTGGTTTGAGCTAGTTTAAGCTGGTACTGAGCTGGAGCTAGTTTCTTAGGACCAGCACTTGAACAGCTTAAACCAGCTGGcatgcttcaaaacatacctTACCAGCATATGATGGTTTTATCGATAGGGATATATCATGAAAAAATGCTATAACGTATATTAGTGATTTTTTAGAGACACTTCCTAATCACTCTCGTTTCAAGTAGTTAACACACTACTTAAGCACTTGTCAGACTGCAATGTTTAAACTCTGAAAGGGGTGCAGTTTCTCAGACAGTGCTCAGATCTATGCAAAAGTGATTAGCGCCGCTGATCAGCTCGGTCAGCACAGACTGGAGGCAGACAAATGGGATTGATGCAAGTCGTGCTGCAGTCCCCTAGTCAGAAACAGACCTGAGAGAGTACATCTGCGATCAATAAGGGACCGCGAGCTCTGCTGAGCATGGGATTTGTTTGCTgagtgtttctgtgtgtgtgtgtgtgtgtgtgtgtgtgtgtgtggtgagacAGTTCGCTCGAGAGTGCAAGACAGCAAACAGCACCAACAGACTGGACTATACGCCCCACATGTTGCACAGGCCCGATGCTGCCATGCGGCGAAAGACTCTTCGCAGATCAGAGGTTTGGGACAAATCCATCAGTTCATGCATCATTTACCAAACATAACAAACACACCAGTGGGTAAATCATGTTCAGTTTTGACGACAGACGGCAGGCATACATAGATGGGAAACATGTAATTGAACTCCAAAACATCAGTCCTTCCctgttgaaaaaaaacacacacaaaaaacagcaTATGTTGATTTTGAAGCATGGCAGCTGGCTTGAGCTGGTCCTGGACCACctgaccagcttaaaccagctcatgaccaactaaggaccagcttaaaccagctcatgaccaactaaggaccagctcaaaccagctcatgaccaactaaggaccagcttaaaccagctcatgaccaactaaggaccagctcaaaccagctgccatgcttcaAATCACACCTAACCAGCGGTTTTTTCCCCAACAGGGTTTACATCTTATTGGAATGCTGAACTATCACTCGAAAACTCTTTACTAATGCAAATTTCACTTTGAATTTGACTTAGTACATATTAAACATGCTATATATAAGCATTGTAGTTAGCTGTACGTTGTGAATGATTCGCCCTGTCCTTCACTAGTATGACAAACCAAGTATGTTAATCCATGTTTTAGGGGGTTCCCAGAAGGCTGTTACTTTCTCATCATGACGTCCCATCCTCCCACTACCTGGTGACACTCTACGATGAGTCGTATGGACGGCAGGCCTCCTCCTCTCTGCCCACACTGCGCTCCTGGCATTCTGACAAACTGGCCTGGGTCCCGGAGAGGTCAGATCATCCAATCCAAGGTATTAAGCATTCCTTTCACTCCAGATGGGTTTTAATGCGGTACGGcccgtttttttttaatgaatgttgTAGATAAAGCATCTCTGTAAATCATTAGGGATATCAgttatttgaatacatttgcttttattattagtcaactgtctttattttttttaatttatttttaatgtctgTTATTTTTCAGTGGGTGATTTAAATAAATAGCAGCTCCATTATTAAGCTAAGGTTATTAAGGTTAACTACCCGGAATTaatacccgtaagacctctgttcatcttcagaactgGCTCAGACatgccttcattgacaccaatgtcatttcctcacTCACGATGcataaaagacactaaagacgtcgctacaaagcccatctcactcaCTACAGTGGCTTTACAATAAGTggtcaaaaaaactaaataacaacttatacagtgatgggccgatttcaaagcaaagttttgaacggttatgaatcagcgtatcgattcatgatttgtgtcaaactgccaaactgctgaaatcacatgacattggtgatccgaatcataacCCTTTTAGCCATTGATCAGCTGATTTCCAAAACAGTAACCATAATTTATACAcgattatagttttttttaattaatactttgagcaagtttttatttttacattttcattttggccattttttgtcattaaatattacttttttatatttttttaaattttttttagttttagttcagtttatttatttccagttaGTAACCTAAGTACTTCAACTTTTCaattttattgtttgtttttcatcttgtatttatattttaatgaataacaTATTTTGatagtttaataataaaatcttaaaaaaattaCTGTTATTGTTAAGTTAATGTTTGGTGATGCTAGTGGCACAGAAACACAGccttcttttctctctctctctctgccttcCTTTTTCTTACACAGGGCCTCCTACTAAGTTTGGCTTGGCGGAGTCGTGGCGGGCCCGCATGGAACAACAGCGGGCAGTTGTGCCCACACTAAGCGTGTATAAGGCTTCATACCCTCTGCACCCCATCAGTGCCTTCTGTCATTCTCGCCAGGTCTGCATGCCCAAGCGGCTCTCCAGCAGTCAGCACCCTGCCAGACACAGCAACGAGGACCTGGCACTGAAACACAGACCCAGCAGGCAGGTCTCCAGTAATCCAGCCAGCCTGCTGTGACCCTTACCCTTTGTCTCACAACCTTCAGCCCTCCAGCACCACACAGACTGGACTCAGCAGGGGAGAACAGGAACATTTTGGTGTTTTTGAAGACAAAGACAAATAAAAACGATATAATATTGAAATGTGGTCCAAAAGTTACCTCTAATTTAAACACTTCAGCATTAgctttatattacattgtattTTCAACATATCATTCAAAGTGAAACGCTGAAAAGCAACATgaactaaaatgtatttagtccatcacatttttatattttataagttAGTGTAAGACCGAATGATCATGTTCCCCAGCCGTGGAAGAAAGAACATCTGAGTTTAAggtctcaaacttttgaacccCACTGAAATAATAATGGTCTATCAATATTTAAGAGCTACATTGATTTTTCAATCTGACAGACTGTTCTTTCTCTTTCACTGTTTCCTTGTTGTATGCAGTAGCACAATTTAATGTGCATGTGAGAAGAACAAAAGTCCCCTTTTTCTCCCACAGTAAATGACGTGCTTCATTATCATGTGCATGCAGAATCAACAGTTCATTTGGACCTCAGTGCTAGTTCAGGCAGTCATTCTTTGACATACTCTAAGGGGACTTTCATAACTCCTATCTCATTAAGTGTTTAATTATGTTGAATCAAAGTGTTTAATTACAAGGAATCGAACGCTATATTTGACGTCCAGCCATCTGTGTTCACACTTCTCCTGCTGTGTGGGCTTTATCCCACTGTGTTCTTCTGCTAGCCTTTGGAACGTTCCAGCGATGCGTCTTTTTGAGCTCGtcactgtttttttgtgtgtgtggcctaTCAGTCCTGTTGAGATTCCATCAGACCTTGAAATCTCCCCCCACATGATGGTGCTAGAGTTACACACAGAGCGCAGCGATACATCACGGGGAATTGCATCACAGCACACTCCCCTCTGCATGCCTGCCTTCTTTGATCACATATGCATACCCGATTGTCACGGTGATTGTATTGTATACTTTCATTAACATAAATTGATTATGTGATTGCTTTGCTTTTGACAGCATAAttgcatttaaatttaattaagaTCCTGGTCACACAAACGCCTCTTGCTGCACATTTTGCCACAACTCGTTACTTATTGAAGTCTAACACAAGAACCGAGACTTATAATAGATTAATGAATTTTATTCCTAGCTCTTCAGAAGAAACAGAAATGTGCATGAAGAGGCAAACCATTATATTCTTCCTTTCTTACCCATTAAGTCATTAGTTCTCCCTATAATGTTTAACAATATATGAAGTGTTTCTGTGATTGGCAAAGAACCATACAGtgttaatataaaatgttttgaaaattaGAGATGCCTTATAAATGGTACAGCAACCCCATTCTCATGACAAGAGAATAACAGATAATTTATAAGAAGTATTCTGGtatcatataatgcatgtcacaTGCGATATGCAAATAAACAACTGtgaatatgaaaaaaaagaaaagaaaacctaTGAATATAATTAGCCGACTCGCATAAATTGATGTAATGGCAGCCATTCGTGTTGTTTATGATGCCATCTCCGCAATTGCAGTTCGGCTTTATTCTACGCACAGTATTGATTGGTTAACATTATCCACAGTGTTTCAAAAGCGGTATATTTACTGAAACATTTTAAGCACTTGCACAAGACATTTCCAGGATTTAAAGGTTGATTTAGACATCAGgtccaaaaataaacaaatagccTTCACTTCGACAGCAGATATATTTATCAGTAAGTGCTGTAATTGTGATGTAGCTCTTGAATAATTGGATGTAATAGCCTTGATATTTCATCTCAATTGCCACCAATTAAGGAAAAGTACATTCCTCTCACATGGGAATAGTATGATCTCAATGTCTGTTCTTACCAGTCAAGCAACCCTCCTACTTGAAAGCTCTGacctttttttaaacacaagTTTGTTGAGTGGTCCTGTCAGGCAGCACAAGGATGAATGGAAACAAAATGCCTTTAGCTGGAGATAGCACTTTCAAATCCTGTGCAACAAAGCTTGGAGATACCTCGTCTGCAAGGAACCTCAAGGTAAACTGACGGCTCACGCAGTAGATAATGTTGTCCATAGTCACACACTGAAAGGCAGTGCAATGGGGGAGACGTATCGAGGAGCATTCGTACCACAGTCGGGCCACCGCATGGAAGCGATACACGCTGATGCCCAGAGGATTGACGTCAAAACGGTACAAGAAGTTTCTCACAGCCACGATTTCTGTGGTCTTGTCCTTACTGCACGCAATCATGCTCTCTCGCCACGTGTTGGTCTTGGGATTGTAGCGTAAGAGGGTGTACCTCAACGTGCCCCCTGCGACAAATAGCTCACCATTGCAAGCCGTGGCCCGGTGAGCTACGACAAACGTTTCGTTAGGAAGGGGTGCCACAAAGGTCCATCGGTTGGTCCTGGGGTCATAGCGCTCAACTGTTGATAGGCATTCCCCTCCAATGGCATAAAGATGGCCCTGAAGAGCCACAAGTTTGCAGTGAGGCCTTGCCTCATTCATGGGGCTTATTTCACTCCAAATTGAAGTCATTGGATTGTAACAGTACACTTTCTTTGAAGGGGTCGCTTCACGGTCCAGGCCTTGGAAACCCACAGCGATAAACAGATAATTATCCATGGCGCACATGGCACAACCTTTAGATAACACCTCCTGGGGAATGTGGGTATGAAGATGCCATGTGTCCTTATAATCATCGTAGTAATACATACCGCTGGATGTCTTAACTGATTCAGACTCTAAATCTGTAGACTGTGACAGACATTTACTCCAGTCCGAGGACTCCATATCTGCAACCACTAACCATTTCCTTCCTCTCATGCGTTGTGTTTGGATGTGATCACGCTCCCCTGCCTTCAGCCTGCCAAAGAGGCCTGGGTCTCTGAGGACCTGGAGGTAATTATCAGACATGACACGGAGAGCAGCTCGCTGAAGGGCAATGTGACCATGTTTTTTAGCAAGTGTTAAAGCCTCCAAGCAGTTGCCTAAATCGAGCTTCCCTGCTAGACTCTCGAGTTCGGCATTCCCCACGTTCTCTGGAATGTGTAAGAATTTTGCTCCGGCGACAGTTTCAACTTGCGGTTCCTCTGGCGCATCCAAGTTTGCTGTATCAGAGCCTAACAGGCTTGAAGGGATGTCACTGCGTTGTGCTGGAGAACAGCTGCGGGGTGGTAAAGCCCTTTTCGTGGGCAAGGGCATTGGAAGCTCTGAGTCACTAGCAGCAGTAAGATAGCTGTCCTGGCGGATGACTACTTGCCTGCTGTACCTCACAGTCTCCGGTTTGAAAGTTGTAGGGGACTCGTTAGTAAAACGTGGAGTCATTTCAAGATCTCTAATTATGAATCTAGAAGGTCGTGGACTTGGTGATCGGGAACGGTCCTTGAAATTGGGCAAGTCCAATGATTGTGATTTAAACAAAGCGCTGCTTTCATTTTGACCGTAGACTGGACTGACAGACTGGGTAGGGCTTAAATCTGAGATGAAATGAGAAGAGGACTCTATGTAGTACTCGTAGATCTTTCCATGGACGCCTGTTCTATAATTCCCATGCCCATCCAAGATAAGGTCTGCATTCTCTACTTTAATTTCTGCTTTTGACTGAAAACTCGAGAACATGCCCTGGTGACCAACGTCCTGCCTCAACTCCCTGCCAACACCGGTGCCGGCTTCCAGCTTCTTGATCAGGCACGGGGATCGCCGACCACTTGGACTTCCTGGACCTTTTTCGGTTCTATCAGGAAGTTGTAAGATTAATTTCGGTTTGACATTCTTTGCCTCAATTATATCCTcaattgtgttgcttttactGTCAGGTTCCTCATTTGCAGAAATGTGCAGGCTTTCAGGCTGGGCCCTTTCCAAGGCAACATTTTTAAGGCTTTCTTGCAAGGTTTCCTCTGAAGATGGTTGGAAATGATTTTCCCTGTCAGACACCGCCTTTGCAGATTCACTCTGTGGTTCTTGCTCAGTATTGCAGGTGCTGTAGCTTCCTCGGGTTGCTTGCGCACCCTTTTGTTGAATTCTTTCACATCTCTGCCGTCTTTTTCGTGCCCTGGAGCTGTAGAATCTAAAAACCAAGGAAACAAAAAGCATGGTGGCCACAGACAGAGTCAGTTTGCCAAGGAGCTGCATGTCAAAGTGCACTCCGAGCAATTCGGCAATTTGCATCTCTGTAGTGAAACCTATGGTGGTCCGCTGGACATTGGATTTTATTTAAAGCTTCTTCCCTAGTGTATCCCAGCCAGTGTAGGTTGTAGTATCTGCAAGCAGAAGCGCACTGTCAGCTGCCTCTCCTCCCACAGGGTGACTAAAAACCTGATATGTCCAACAAGAGTATTTGCATCCTGTGTTCTCTAAGGGCGGGGACCAGTATCATT belongs to Pseudorasbora parva isolate DD20220531a chromosome 22, ASM2467924v1, whole genome shotgun sequence and includes:
- the cfap107 gene encoding cilia- and flagella-associated protein 107 produces the protein MQKMENPHDKWSQPGWRIEPKYGNKVLIGNWVEEKLQFARECKTANSTNRLDYTPHMLHRPDAAMRRKTLRRSEGVPRRLLLSHHDVPSSHYLVTLYDESYGRQASSSLPTLRSWHSDKLAWVPERSDHPIQGPPTKFGLAESWRARMEQQRAVVPTLSVYKASYPLHPISAFCHSRQVCMPKRLSSSQHPARHSNEDLALKHRPSRQVSSNPASLL
- the klhdc7a gene encoding kelch domain-containing protein 7A → MQIAELLGVHFDMQLLGKLTLSVATMLFVSLVFRFYSSRARKRRQRCERIQQKGAQATRGSYSTCNTEQEPQSESAKAVSDRENHFQPSSEETLQESLKNVALERAQPESLHISANEEPDSKSNTIEDIIEAKNVKPKLILQLPDRTEKGPGSPSGRRSPCLIKKLEAGTGVGRELRQDVGHQGMFSSFQSKAEIKVENADLILDGHGNYRTGVHGKIYEYYIESSSHFISDLSPTQSVSPVYGQNESSALFKSQSLDLPNFKDRSRSPSPRPSRFIIRDLEMTPRFTNESPTTFKPETVRYSRQVVIRQDSYLTAASDSELPMPLPTKRALPPRSCSPAQRSDIPSSLLGSDTANLDAPEEPQVETVAGAKFLHIPENVGNAELESLAGKLDLGNCLEALTLAKKHGHIALQRAALRVMSDNYLQVLRDPGLFGRLKAGERDHIQTQRMRGRKWLVVADMESSDWSKCLSQSTDLESESVKTSSGMYYYDDYKDTWHLHTHIPQEVLSKGCAMCAMDNYLFIAVGFQGLDREATPSKKVYCYNPMTSIWSEISPMNEARPHCKLVALQGHLYAIGGECLSTVERYDPRTNRWTFVAPLPNETFVVAHRATACNGELFVAGGTLRYTLLRYNPKTNTWRESMIACSKDKTTEIVAVRNFLYRFDVNPLGISVYRFHAVARLWYECSSIRLPHCTAFQCVTMDNIIYCVSRQFTLRFLADEVSPSFVAQDLKVLSPAKGILFPFILVLPDRTTQQTCV